In Halobacterium noricense, the genomic stretch ACACATCGGCGTGCTGCTGGCGACCGACTTGCCGACCATCGTCGCCGTCACGAAGACCGACCTCGTGGACGACGACCGCGTCGCGGAGGTCGAACGCGAGGTCGAGCGCCTGCTCCGGAACGCGGGCCGCACGCCCCTCCCCGTGGAGCGCCACGGCGTCGACGCCGCCATCGACGAAATCGGGGACAACGTCGTCCCCATCGTGCGCACGAGCGCGGTGACGATGGAGGGCCTGGACGTCCTCGACGAGTGCTTCGGGCGGCTCCCGAAGACGACGGCCGTGAGCGGGCCGTTCCGGATGTACATCGACCGCTCGTACGAGGTGACGGGCGTCGGCGCGGTCGCCTCCGGCACCGTGAAGTCCGGCACCGTGGAGGCGGGCGACGAACTCCTGCTGGGGCCGTTCCCGAACGGCGACTTCCGCGAGGTGGAGGTGCGGTCCATCGAGATGCACTACCACCGCGTGGACCAGGCACAGGCCGGCCGCATCGTCGGCATCGCCCTGAAGGGCGTCAGTGAGGCGGCCGTCGAGCGCGGGATGGTCCTGCTGCCGGCGGACGCCAAGCCCAGCCCGGTCAAGGAGTTCGAGGCCGAGGTGATGGTGTTGAACCACCCCACGCGAATCGACGCGGGCTACGAGCCCGTCGTCCACCTCGAAACCATCGGGGAGGCCGCGCGCTTCGAGCCCACGAACGGCCAGTTGCTCCCGGGCGACACGGGCGAGACGAGCGTCCGGTTCAAGTTCCGGCCGTACCTCGTCGAGGAGGGCCAGCGGTTCGTCTTCCGCGAGGGCGCGAGCAAGGGTGTCGGCACGGTGACCAGTGTCTCCGACTAACGGAACGTTCTCGGTGCCGGGTTTCGAAGCGCGTGTATGGTCAGCCGCCGCACCCTCGAATTTCTCGTCGGCGTCGTCGCAGCCGCCACCGTCACCGGCGGCCTGTCGCTGTACGTGGCGACGCCGTACGCGCTCGCGGTCGGGCTGGCGGCGGGGACGCCGTCGCTGGTCCGGACGAGCGCGCGCCTCGACCTCGACGCCTACGACGCCGCGACGTCCAGCACCGAGCAGGTCGTGGACGGCACGGTCGCCGCCGGGTCGACGCTCGTCGTCGGCCTCGCCGCGGCGTCCCTCGCACTCTCGAACGGCTACGACGGCCCGGTAGCGGCCGCCGCCGTCGCGGCGCTGGGCGTGCTCGCCGGGCAGGTCGCGTTCTACGCACGCAGCCGCGAGTTCACCGAGTAATCAGTCCGCGCGGTATTCTCCATCAGCGCGCTCGGCGAGGCCCAGCAGGACGGCCCAGTCGAGGCGGCGCTCGACGCGTTCGGTCCAGAAGCCCTCCCAGTCCTGTCGTTTCGTGCGCTCCCAGCGCGGCACGCGCTCGCGGACGGCCTCGAAGACTGCGTCCGCTGGCTGGGGGGCGTCGCCGAGCGCGTCGAGGATTTCAGGCGCAAGGAAGACGTTCTCGGGGAAGTTGTCGGCGAGTTCTTCGTGGTCGGGGTCGTCGCGCGACTGCGCGTATCCGAGGTCCGT encodes the following:
- a CDS encoding GTPBP1 family GTP-binding protein, coding for MGRDRARLVRALDRGEQEGGSVEFKERFSRDVHLADGRMESLAAQLRHRVLSGDGEAEYVLGVTDDGGLAGVPPETFSETMDVLSLLAEEAGAHIADVQTWSVDSVRDDDGDAEEGIVGVAVVRDGASLAPDDDHIIVGTAGHVDHGKSTLVGSLVTGDPDDGDGDTRGFLDVQPHEVERGLSADLSYGVYGFDEDGPMRVRNPHRKDERAAVVENADRVVSFVDTVGHEPWLSTTIRGLVGQKLDYGLLTVAADDGPTDTTREHIGVLLATDLPTIVAVTKTDLVDDDRVAEVEREVERLLRNAGRTPLPVERHGVDAAIDEIGDNVVPIVRTSAVTMEGLDVLDECFGRLPKTTAVSGPFRMYIDRSYEVTGVGAVASGTVKSGTVEAGDELLLGPFPNGDFREVEVRSIEMHYHRVDQAQAGRIVGIALKGVSEAAVERGMVLLPADAKPSPVKEFEAEVMVLNHPTRIDAGYEPVVHLETIGEAARFEPTNGQLLPGDTGETSVRFKFRPYLVEEGQRFVFREGASKGVGTVTSVSD